GCCTCCTTGGCCGCCCACAGGGCGCGTACGGTGCCCTGGACCGCCTCGGTCGGCTGGGCGGCGAGCACGGCCGCACGGTGCCGCGCCACCTCGGCCGCGGCGCCGGGTGCGGTCAGCTCGGAGACCAGGCCGGTCTGGTACGCCCGGAGTGCGCCCAGCCGCTCCGCCGTCCCCATCAGGGCCAGCCGGGCGGCCTCCCCGTAGGGCATCCGCTGTGCCATATAGAGGGACTCGTAGGCGCTCACCATCCCGTAGGTGGTGTGCGGGTCGAAGAACGTGGCGTTCTCGGCGGCGACGAGGAACTCCGCCTCGCCCAGGAGATAGAAGGCGCCGCCGCAGGCCATGCCCTCGACGGCGGCGATGACCGGCTTCCACAGATCGTTGGACTTCGGGCCGATGCGGAGCAGCGGGTCGTCGAGGGAGTAGGGCGAGGACGGCTGGGGGACGTCGACGGAGCGGTCGATGCCGGTGCAGAAGGCCCGGCCGCCGGCGCCGGTGAGCACCGCGGCCCGTACGGTGTCGTCGAAGCGGAACGCCCGCCAGGTGTCCGCGAGTTCGGCGGCGGTGGCGAGGTCGACGGCGTTGTGCCGCTCGGGCCGGTCGAGGGTGACCAGTGCGACCCCGTCCTCGATCTCCGTGCGGACCGTCATGGCCGCTCCAGGAGCCAGCGGGGTACGGTCACGCCTCCCGGCATGGTGTGGAAGACGGCCTTCACCGGGGCGCCGATGCGCAGCCGGGCCGGGTCGACGGAGTTGAGGGGGGCGTCGGCGGCGGTGACGAGGTTGCCGACGAGGCGGATGCGCGGGGCCTCGGCCAGCTCCACGACGATCGCGTTGTAGCCCGGCTGCTCGGCGTACGCGGGCAGCAGCGGCGGGTGCGGCAGCACATAGGACCAGATGCGGCCGCGGCCGCTCATCCGCTGCCAGCGGGCGGCGAAGGACTGGCAGTGCGGGCAGCACGGCCGGGGCGGGAAACGCAGTTCGTCGCAGTCGGCGCAGGCCTGGACGCGCAGTTCGCCCCGGGCGGCGT
This genomic stretch from Streptomyces nigrescens harbors:
- a CDS encoding Zn-ribbon domain-containing OB-fold protein, with translation MTPIVAPATDNRPDNGADLLLPVPDEDGAPFWEYAARGELRVQACADCDELRFPPRPCCPHCQSFAARWQRMSGRGRIWSYVLPHPPLLPAYAEQPGYNAIVVELAEAPRIRLVGNLVTAADAPLNSVDPARLRIGAPVKAVFHTMPGGVTVPRWLLERP
- a CDS encoding enoyl-CoA hydratase/isomerase family protein; protein product: MTVRTEIEDGVALVTLDRPERHNAVDLATAAELADTWRAFRFDDTVRAAVLTGAGGRAFCTGIDRSVDVPQPSSPYSLDDPLLRIGPKSNDLWKPVIAAVEGMACGGAFYLLGEAEFLVAAENATFFDPHTTYGMVSAYESLYMAQRMPYGEAARLALMGTAERLGALRAYQTGLVSELTAPGAAAEVARHRAAVLAAQPTEAVQGTVRALWAAKEAARAQALAHAPHLIALGSLPPDRQAALFAARKRQGEGHGDGPGEGHGGRGDGQDGGRSGRPLVR